Proteins encoded together in one Halictus rubicundus isolate RS-2024b unplaced genomic scaffold, iyHalRubi1_principal scaffold0318, whole genome shotgun sequence window:
- the LOC143364165 gene encoding uncharacterized protein LOC143364165 yields MEAQFKGLVAELGAAKTKLTIYRNLVESADVNADILAFEKRVRVIEGLYDEFDRIQTQIEVFVVETPALETHLAERDQFENTFFGTLSLAERRLIAARGELAINSASTINPTPTPSDSHTAICLPVIQIPTFDGNYSQWIRFRDTFTSLVHDCDKLTDVDRLSYLVSSLSGPAARILESFSVSATNYNLAWSRLKQRYDDPEFLATRSLHQVDCARSSPPASDRLLHDFYVDDLLTGCDSVVEASALRESLEGISAKAGFSLRKWASNDPKAIGHVSGVTQNVEFRILDKEPKTLGLSWSVSSDQLFSSTQSKKHSRITKRNILAEIAQIFEPLGLIGPVIVKSRLFMQEFWQMKVGWDETLSQDLHLRWLNFKVELDELSSASCTWKHIRTADNPADILSRGFSAHLLIGHDLWWYGPSWLSLDAKDWPISDASMVDVPDARPMPVVHLSVTANRSQFEIKLLDTLRFAINCRYAKGTHTGHRGSPSVSELISAERILIRAAHNHYLDSDYRSLTQRKKLNKNSSLISLNPYLDEHGLIRVGGRLGNAPVPYEQTHLVVRPNSGPLAELIVRKEHFCFLRAGGQQILASVNSRYWIISGRRIVRKVLRRCVTCFRTGTVSAKPLMGNLPADRVTPARPFHTCGVDSAGPLIVVDRGRSRTARKAYICIFVCMVTKAIHLERVVDLPSNAFISCLRRFIARRGKCKVIHSDNGTNLVGARNELYTLLTRVEACLNSRPIHPLSADPSDLNSLTPGHFLIGDALTALPQVDLTAVRQNRLCRFQLIQQRLQHFWKRWCREHLNGLQQRHTWKVDPPAEPRTGAMVLIQEHNTPPMKLMLGRILELHPGHDGKTPAVSLRTASDTLKRPVTKICFCRSRKMIPFCDV; encoded by the coding sequence ATGGAAGCTCAATTCAAAGGTTTAGTTGCCGAACTCGGGGCCGCTAAGACTAAGCTGACAATTTATAGAAACTTGGTAGAGTCAGCCGATGTCAACGCGGACATCTTAGCTTTCGAGAAGCGCGTTCGAGTCATTGAGGGTCTATACGACGAATTTGATAGAATTCAAACACAAATTGAAGTATTCGTCGTAGAAACGCCTGCATTGGAAACGCATCTTGCCGAGCGTGACCAATTTGAGAACACCTTTTTTGGCACTCTTTCTCTCGCCGAAAGGCGATTGATTGCTGCTCGCGGTGAATTAGCAATTAATAGTGCGTCCACTATTAATCCCACTCCTACGCCTTCGGATTCGCACACCGCGATTTGTTTGCCCGTAATACAGATTCCCACTTTCGATGGCAATTATAGTCAGTGGATTCGATTTCGGGACACTTTCACATCCCTAGTTCATGACTGCGACAAACTAACCGATGTAGATCGACTTAGTTATTTAGTTTCTTCGTTGTCCGGTCCGGCTGCGCGAATATTAGAATCGTTTAGCGTGTCAGCCACGAACTACAATCTAGCTTGGTCGCGTTTAAAGCAGAGGTACGATGATCCGGAATTTTTGGCAACTCGCTCTCTACATCAAGTAGATTGCGCGCGCTCATCTCCCCCTGCTAGCGATAGATTATTGCACGATTTTTACGTCGATGATTTGCTCACTGGCTGTGACTCGGTAGTAGAAGCCAGTGCATTACGCGAATCTCTCGAAGGGATCTCAGCTAAGGCCGGTTTTTCCTTGCGAAAATGGGCAAGCAACGATCCTAAAGCAATTGGACACGTTAGCGGCGTGACACAGAACGTAGAATTTAGAATCTTAGATAAAGAGCCGAAAACACTCGGGCTATCGTGGTCTGTGTCCTCCGACCAATTGTTTTCTAGTACGCAAAGTAAAAAACATAGTAGAATTACAAAGCGTAACATTTTGGCTGAAATAGCACAAATATTCGAACCCTTGGGCCTCATCGGCCCGGTTATAGTTAAATCCAGACTTTTTATGCAAGAATTTTGGCAGATGAAGGTTGGTTGGGATGAAACCCTCTCCCAAGATCTTCATCTACGATGGTTGAATTTCAAAGTTGAATTAGATGAGCTTTCGTCAGCATCTTGCACCTGGAAACATATACGTACCGCGGATAATCCTGCGGATATTTTGTCTCGCGGTTTTAGTGCACACTTGCTTATAGGGCATGATTTGTGGTGGTATGGTCCAAGTTGGCTATCTCTAGACGCCAAGGATTGGCCCATATCAGACGCTAGCATGGTCGACGTGCCTGACGCTCGCCCCATGCCTGTAGTTCATTTGAGCGTCACCGCAAATCGCAGCcaattcgaaataaaattattagacaCACTTAGATTCGCAATAAACTGTAGATATGCAAAAGGCACTCATACGGGTCATCGTGGCTCTCCATCCGTTTCGGAATTGATTTCGGCCGAACGGATCTTGATTCGAGCCGCCCATAACCATTACCTTGATAGTGATTATCGCAGCTTGACacaacgaaagaaattaaacaaaaatagttcattGATATCATTGAACCCCTATCTTGATGAGCACGGGCTCATTAGGGTGGGCGGCCGATTAGGAAATGCTCCTGTTCCGTACGAACAGACGCACCTCGTAGTTAGACCGAACTCGGGTCCACTGGCGGAATTAATCGTCCGCaaggaacatttttgttttttgcgcGCCGGAGGTCAACAAATCTTAGCTTCTGTTAATTCTAGATATTGGATTATTTCAGGTAGGCGGATTGTCAGAAAGGTCTTGCGTCGCTGCGTCACCTGTTTTAGGACAGGTACCGTCAGCGCGAAACCCCTGATGGGCAATCTACCTGCCGACCGGGTTACACCTGCTAGGCCTTTCCATACCTGCGGAGTCGATTCTGCCGGTCCTTTGATAGTTGTTGACCGCGGACGCTCGCGTACGGCTCGGAAGgcgtatatttgtatttttgtttgtaTGGTCACAAAGGCCATTCACCTAGAACGCGTAGTTGACCTTCCGTCGAACGCTTTTATTAGTTGTCTCCGTAGATTCATTGCTCGCCGGGGTAAATGTAAGGTCATTCACTCCGATAACGGAACAAATTTGGTTGGGGCTAGAAATGAATTGTACACATTGCTTACTCGGGTTGAAGCTTGTTTAAATTCCCGCCCAATACATCCATTATCCGCTGATCCTTCCGATCTAAATTCCTTGACTCCCGGGCACTTCCTTATTGGTGATGCGTTGACCGCACTTCCTCAGGTCGACCTCACAGCTGTTCGCCAGAACAGGCTTTGTCGGTTTCAGCTAATACAGCAAAGgctgcaacatttttggaagcgTTGGTGCCGGGAGCATTTGAACGGGTTGCAGCAGCGACACACATGGAAGGTCGACCCTCCTGCTGAGCCCAGGACTGGAGCCATGGTTCTCATCCAAGAGCACAACACGCCTCCAATGAAATTGATGTTGGGACGCATCTTGGAACTTCATCCAGGCCATGACGGGAAGACACCTGCTGTTTCCCTTCGGACGGCGTCTGACACTTTGAAGAGACCCGTCaccaaaatttgtttttgtcgATCGCGGAAAATGATTCCATTTTGTGATGTTTGA